DNA sequence from the Nicotiana tomentosiformis chromosome 3, ASM39032v3, whole genome shotgun sequence genome:
GCTGTCGGAGATGGGGAAAATGatccccgcatctaaccactttatcaccTCTTTTTTTACAacttctttcatgttggggttcagcTTTCTTTGATGTCTCTGGAAAGTTGTGGCCATCTTCCAGTAAAATCTTATGCATACAGAAGGCCGGGCTGATACCCTTAATGTCTGTAATGGTCCAACTAATTACAGTTTTGCACTCTATCAATACTTGCAAAAGTTGTTCttcctgcacatctaacaaatcagatgagataataacaggtaaagtagagTTGGGTCCCAAGAAAGAATACCTGAGATGAGGTGGTAGTAGTTTCAGTTCCAACTATGGTGGCTCTTCGatcgatggcttagctggaggagtctttctttcttttaaGTGGAAAGACTCAatttcgagctctcttttccagaacccttggccttcaagagccaGCACCCACTCCGCCAAGTCCTCTCTATTTACTTCTTCTAAGTTCGTGAGACaggctgctagagggtctttagcattcagagtctcatcttcctcctccaaaattacatccaCAGCTTCTATGAGAGAGCAGTTAGTAAATTCACTTGGTCGCCGCATAGACTTCTGCACATTGAATGTGATCTCTTCATCATTCAGTCTCATTTTTAGCTctccagtttcacaatcaatcagTGCTCCCCAGTGGCCAAGAATgatcttcccaaaattatgggaatctcctcgtcaacccggcagtccaaaatgacaaaatctgctaGAAACACAAACTTTCCAACTTGCACTAGTACATCATCATGGACACCTGATGGCCTCTTCACTGTCCGGTCGGCTAGCTGTAGTAACATTGATGTGGgtcttgctcttccaatgcctaaccttttgtatatagccaagggcatcaagtttatgcttgcccccaaatcacacaatactttagcaaaagcatagctgcctattgtgcatgggattgGGAAACTCCCTGGGTCTGAcaacttctcagctatgggtctcgTCACGACAGCACTACAGGACTGGGATAGGGTAACATTGGCCAAGTCTTGGAATTCAAACTTGCGAGACATCAAATCCTTCATCATTTTGTCATACCCAGGCATCTCCCTCAAGGCGTCAATTAGTGGAATGTTTACCTGGATTTGTttcaacatctccatgaatttcttatactgctcatccttctgatatttggccaatctctgtGGGAATGGTCCTGGAGGTCGCTTCCGTCCTGTGATTTGAGTCTTATCCTGCTGAGGCACTGCTTCTACTGTCATTTTTTGTGCTACCTCAGTCTCCTTcgcaacctctttttctttgcttgtgcTCTCTTGTGCATGTTATATCGTCACCTCAGTTAACCCTGTTGAATCATCTACCTCAATGGGTATTGGCACAAGTGTTTTAGTTGGTCGGATTTCGTGAGCAATTTCTTGCTCaagatctaggtctctaccatttctaagactcactgccataagctCTTTCGGGCCCtgctcttttggattgacttgtgtgTCGGCCAGTAACGTCCTTTGGGGACGATTATTTAGAGCCATCGaaatctgtcctaattgaatctcaatgcctTTTATCGTTGATTCATATGAGTCCACTCTCTCTTGCATTTTTCCATTGGCCCCAATTAGTTATTGTATCATTCCTTTAGTTTCAGACAACCCATCTTCTTGTCTCACTATTTGctgttgttgaggttgttgataggCTAGCTACTGATTTTGCTGGTTGTATCCCTGTTACCTTTGGTACGGCACAACTTGACCCTGTGGTCGTATAGCTCCAGAATTGATGCTATTATTATACTGTTGTTGTGCTGGTCTATATTGCTGATTCTGTtgcccccaattctgaccaccttgcctctgtcctCCATAATTGGCCACATAGTTCATATCTTCCTGATAGTGCTGGTTATCACTTTCTGCACTCCAAGAGCATgcatatggttggttaatgcatggtgtacataaacCCACATTAGTCGtgtcaactatgtgtacctgctGCTTCTAGCCTGATTCATCGATCCTTTttgtgaggatactcatttgtgtcatcagagtggc
Encoded proteins:
- the LOC138907692 gene encoding uncharacterized protein, which encodes MTVEAVPQQDKTQITGRKRPPGPFPQRLAKYQKDEQYKKFMEMLKQIQVNIPLIDALREMPGYDKMMKDLMSRKFEFQDLANVTLSQSCSAVVTRPIAEKLSDPGSFPIPCTIGSYAFAKVLCDLGASINLMPLAIYKRLGIGRARPTSMLLQLADRTVKRPSGVHDDVLVQVGKFVFLADFVILDCRVDEEIPIILGRSFLATGEH